From the genome of Gallus gallus isolate bGalGal1 chromosome 4, bGalGal1.mat.broiler.GRCg7b, whole genome shotgun sequence:
TCTCTAGAAAACTAAAATATCATATTAAGGCTTTATTGTCACAAAAATACTGCTGGTGCTAAGCAgccaaacaaaacccacagatTAACTTCCTATTTCACTCCTTGGTTCAAAGGATAATGCAAGCTGAAAAGAATCCCAGGAGGTCTGTGGTCCAGCTTCTTGTTCAAAGCAGTCAGATACCACTATGTTTTAACTGATAGAGAACTACATGGGTCTTTATGGATCTACATGTATGGTTAATGTAGAACATAACAGAAGTCCCCTCTGTTTAAAAGTATCGTGGTAATACAGATCAGCTTCACAGAGGTGAAAGTATAATCATCTTTCTCTCCCCAACAGGCATGTCGAGGTGATAAACATGATGATCCAGTTCTCGTTCAGGATTCAGTAGACAGCAAAGATGAAACCACTGTTAACCAGACTGAAGTGGATGCAGCTGGCGTCTATACCCTGCCGGCTGGTGCAGACTTTATTATGTGCTATTCTGTGGCACAAGGTAGAGTTCTATTTTATGTCTTTGTGTCTGATATTTGATTATAACAAGCTTGAACACACTTCTTCATTTTGCAGTCAAAATAATTAGTACAGTTCCACATCATCTGTTTTGCTCCCTGTAAAGCGACATCTAAGAAGGAGCCCCATATGTTagggaaaaagtaaaaacaaacattcaaaatTGCAGTTAATTTGACAAACAGAATAACTCTCTTCATAATTACGTTTCTGAGCTGTCTGCTGACAGCAAGCATTCCCCTTTTCTCCAAGACCATGGTATTCTAAAGGCTTATCTATTCCCCTGTACTGTGTGGCTGTACTTCCCAGTCCATCATCTGTCTTGTCCTCAGTCCCATCTGCTGCCATGCAGATTGCAGATACAGTCCCGTGGAGAATAAGCTACCAGTTCCTAAACCGTACTCCTCTGGGCTAGACACAGTAAGTGATATCAGAACCATTTCCTTCTGCTATTTCCAGTGAAACTGCATGACCTGACATGGTAAGATTTACATCCAGGAGTAATTCTATTAGGTGACGCTAGCAAGGAGTAACTCTTGTGAATGTTTTTCAGTGGCAGTGGCTACTTACAACTgaatatgattttattttcctgttctaCAATAGGCTACTTTTCTCACCGTGAAACTGTAAACGGCTCCTGGTACATCCAAGATTTGTGCGAGGCTCTCGGGAAGCACGGCTCTTCCTTGGAGTTCACAGAACTTCTTACTGTCGTTAACAGAAAAGTTTCTCATCGCAAAGTGGATATATGCAGAGATATAAATgctataggaaaaaaacagattccTTGCTTTGCTTCAATGTTGAcgaaaaaattgtattttcatcCAAAATCTAAGTAGGTTGCTACTTCATAATGACATTCTTTAATGCTCACTGCAGAAGTGAGAAAGCTACCATCTTAGTTCAGGAGATTAATACTCTATGAGATTATTTGCAAAAATACTGGAATCAAACCTTAGTTTGTATATGCAACAGTTTCAGAAATCTTAAGGCAAATTTAAAGCTAATATTACAGCCCTTTATCTCAGGGAATTTGGAAAAAGTTTGCTGGTGCTAGATTAGGAAGAGGTGCTCAGATTTTATTGAAATTAACttttaaggaaaaagagatTTTTGCTCAATTCATCTGTTTAATTATGGAACATTTTTTActattttcaaaactttttaaaCACTGTATTAGGTTAGCTTCTCTTGCTCCAAGAGTGCAGTTTACAGGAAATATACTTGTAAAGCATCTTTTTGTATCTGTGTACAACAGTACACACCATCtaatttttaagcatttattgcgggtgaggtttttttttcctctcaacaCTAAAAACGTACTTCATTCTTAAGTGCAGTTGTAGTTCTAATGCAAATAAAGGGCTTCTTTTGCTGGCACATAATCTTCATTTGTGGCACAATTAAAGCTTGATGGTGCTTTGCATCTTcagggggaaagaaagcagtagTGAAATAAGGAAGCAAATAGCTTGCTTTGGAATAGCATGATTTTGGCTACAAACACACTCCTTGACAGGGGTAAGCTTATCTGGTACACATCACTAAAGTGAATGATTTATATGCTTCAGGCTCACTTGCAACTCTTCTAGATATCTTTAGGCAGCACTGCAATATACACCATAAGCAAGCCTTAGTACTTCAGGTCTTGGTGTTGGACCAGACTCTGCCTCCTCTGGGCTCCAGAGATGAGCTGTACGCTGTCATTTTGTATAAAGAACTGATAGTACACTTGTCATCATAGGATGTTTCAGGTTGCTACTGCTGCAGCATTAGTAATTGCAATGCTTAAtggaagcaattaaaaaatattttttacattattgGTATATAATGCTTAACTCTGGTTGACAACGGAGAACTCACGCTAAGGAAAGTTAATTCACTTTTCTGGGTAAAAGGTAATTGACTTACTGGCTCTATTTAGTTAAATCCTTTCATGTACTGTGTTCTGAGTCACAGATATTAAGTCTTAATATGGCTACTGTGAAGCTTTGAGTAAATCATGTATATGTGAATGTCTGGTAAGTTCTTtcagtaaaatggaaaaataaaacataattttacagTAAATGAGTTTGATGTATGTGTTATTTTTCCAGCAATGTtgactgaaaacaaagagcttACTTTTGATGAAAATCTAACCTCCACCAATGGTGTGACACCAACAAAATCAGAGCACATAGAGctagggaaaaggaaagaataatctcaggaaaaaaaaaaatccataataGTTGATGCAGGAGTTAATTACCTGCTGAGCTAATGGTCTGAAAAGGACAGCCCTCACTTCAGGGAACATTCCTGTCCTTTTACCTGGAAGCAGAATGCCTTCATTTTACTAATGTAACTTGACAAGTATCTGAAGAACTTTGCTTCAACAGTTTCTGTATAAGACCAAAAtctaaagcaaaaaaacaaacctgaagtCATCAAGTGATCAGATcatttgtataaatatttattgtaacTTTCAAAATTATAGTGGTCAAAAATATCCAGTTTCTGTAGAGTAATTAAGTGTTCCTATCAACTTTGAAAAGGCAATTCTAACATATACCAAAACAAAGTCAGTCCTTGTTAGTAATTTCCTGGATTGGAAGTCTGAGGTGCAGAGCCTGGCGCAAACGCTTCAGAGATTCTTCTGCCTGCAGTGGGAGAAAGAGTGAGTTCATCCTCTGCAGCCCTCCGTTTTTCCGTCTTTCATACataacagtatttttcctttctcagaatACACTGGTCTTATACAAGAAACCAGACTAATTAAATGGAGGATGCTCAGCTTTACAGGCCTGCTCAGGCCATTCGGTTTTCAGACAGCAGAGTGTGTGCTACTACACCACTTTCCCACACCCTCTCCAACACACAATCCAAAGTATTACTTCCTTGAAattacactttaaaaaaaaaatcattctcaCAAGCTattgaaaaagcaacaaactcTAGCCTGGGCATGTccagcctgcagcccacaggCCACACAGCCCAGCCCACCCTGCAAGCTGCCCCCTGCTCTGTTACCATGGCTGTGGatctgccctgctgagcagcccagcccagccccagcccctcacCCACCATTAAGCACCAATTGAACCTCAGCGTGTGCCATCGGCACTGTatgggctgaaaccagggcatggggagggtgcagtgcagtgccaaatcaagtgatggcaaataagCTTATGCATTGTAATACACTGGCTAAATGCAGCTATTCTATTAAAACAGCTGGAAATGTGACATATTCAAATATGGgcgggggaaaaaaagcagtgtagGACTCAAAACCTAAGGTCAGTTTTCTAATAGTTGAGAGTTTACTGAAAAAGTCAACCCAGAGGGGAGCACCTTATTTAAGTACTGCATTGAAATACCTCCGCAAGTTCTTCTTTTAGCTTGTTATATTGTTCCACATTAAAATGCTGGGCTTTGGATTTCCGGTAGAAGTAGTGGAGGAGTTGCCTGTCTTTAGCATCAGGGTAAACATAGTCCTagtgaagaaagaaaggcaCATATTTGAGGTTAGTGAGAAAAAGGAGTCCAGGTCAGAGAAATTCAGCCTGTTCCACAATTACTTATCTAGTTCCACAGGCATGTACACACATGAGCACAGATACATACACATGCTGTTAAGAAACTACACACACAAGCATGCTCTTATTTGTCACAAGGGCCCTTTTAGACACATGCTAGAAGTCATTTTTATAGCGTCTGAAGTAATTCTCTGTAATAATAAAGACATAGTTTGAGCCTCATGACTGAAGCCACCTGAACAAATGGACATGACTTTCCCAGGAGTCAGAGAAAGTTCAATTACTGTTTTTTCAAAGAGTTACTTGAAAGTCTCAAGCATTCATGCCAACACAGCTGTTCTAAAGAGACAAGCAGTGATCTGTATAATACAAAGAAATTTATGTGTATCTGGACACAAAGTAGGAATACCTCTGCCCTTCTTAAGAATCAGTGAGAAGGAATAAAACTCACATTCAAAGCCAGTTACTCATAAAAACAGATCTGTCTCTCCTTTTCACAAATGGAACCTGATATCTCATGAGGTCGATGGATCCACCAGTATTATGGAAGGAAGCAATGGCTACTCTTCCACATAACTGCTTAGAACACAAAGTTTTTCCACTACAAAAGCTGGACATCAAGATGTCTACTTTGGGAGTAAAGCACAGaactaaaatacaaaaaaggTGTTCTTCAAAATCTTATAGGATTTCAGGACTAGTCTGTATTGTGCAGCTCAGTTAACATCTGGGtggatttatctttttttttaatgttactgtTCAGTGATTTGCTTCCTGGCCACTTGTAAGGCAGTGTTCATGAGTTGGTACAGAACTACTAGTTGCTCTCCCTTTACAGCAATGAGCCAGATGCAATTTACTATTCAAGATGACCTacaaaaatttaaataaaacaacagatttCATTAATCACTTCTCATATCCTGGCTGATGGAGTTTTACAGCTAGTAGTTCTACTCAGAAGCTTGTCTGTAGTGCAGGTGTAACAGTACTTGGCCTGATAATGTAAGGCATTTTTATCAAATCCCATCAGAAATCCATTTCAACTCCCCCAGTCTGATGGCAAGGCTACTTAATATATTACATTTTAATCAGAGTTCAAGCACTAGGATTTTCAGTTTTCGTACTCCTTCTTTACAATATTCCAGACATTTACAGAAGGGGGAATCACCTGTTTAGTAAGAACAAAGTAGGCATAGAAAGCCATAGCGCTCCCATAGGTGATGAAGTATGTGACCGGCTCCATGATGTCCCACGAATAGACCCACCACGTGAGCCACGCCAACGCTCCACCTTGTGTTGACATCAAAGCTAAACCAACCCATAGAAGCCTGGAGGTCTTTGCATCAGCACTGTCCATAATTCTGGCTTTCATCTAGggtgaagaaataaatacaggaaTTTGTTCAAACAAACATTAGTTGAGGAGCTCATCAGTTGCACTGTGTTTActcctgctggggctggatCCTTTCTCAGTGCTCTCCTCTTACACACTTACcttgtgaagaaagaaaaggactgAAATCCAAGGGCAACCAGACCTCCTTGCTACTGAGCACCAACAGATGCCACTGATAATTTTCCCTTCCCAGTGCTTGAGAttgacatctgctggatttcTATTTATCATTAAAGGCAGGTCTTGTTAATACTGAGGCTGGTCCTCACATGTAGCAGGTCTGAAGTCAAGGAAAAGTGTGCTCATCCTGTCAGACTCTTGATTCCTTCCCTCAAGCTGAGTTACCTTAACCTGCCCCAGATCAACATGTATAACTTCCTTTCTTAGACTACAGCAGCTATTAGTCCATACAATCTGCCTTGTTGACTTGGTGACACAGGAAACTGTAGCCTAAGCCACAGATGATTTTTAACCTCActgttggctttttgtttttttcctgtaattggTATTCAGAACTCATACAGCAACAGGTGATTAAATGGGTATTCAATCCCAGTACCAGCCATGCTAAGGCTTGTTCCTCAGGAGACAGCCTTCTCCAGATGTTACGGCTTCTAACCAGGGAACATGcactgcaggagagaaaaagaactgaacTGAAAGTTATTTGAACTGTATTTGAATTGACTTGGTTTGCATGACAAAGTAGACACCCTGTGCATCCATGCTGATCATTTTTTAATCACAGGACTTACTCCTGATGTGAAGAAATGCTTTtgcacttaaaaacaaaacagcaacaacaaaaacaacctcCCTCCCTTCCAACCTGTTCAAGAGGCATCAGCTGTTCTTTCAGGTGGTCCAGTTTCTGTAgcaattctctctctttcttgaTCTGGTGATCTTCTAAATGCAGAGCCACAAACAGTCTGTGAACCAAGGATTTGATATCTTCCATTTCAGTAGCATGCTCACTACTCAGCTTATCTGAAGAGAAAGCGTTTATCATtacaaaacatttcaagaaTCTACCCTTTGTCGTTCTCTCCCCTGACCTACACCCCTGAAAGCAAGACCATCCCAATGgtacaaaactgattttttttttttctccagagagGTTCCAATTGTCTGAGACTTCTCATGCCTTTCACTACATTAAGCCAGATAGTCAGAGCTATTAAAGCATGGCTCTTACCTTTTATAGGAGCTGACACACTGTATGTTGTGTTGTTGATAACAAGTTTAAAGTCATTCATCAGTAAGACCTCCATCAAGGTTGCATCAGAGACCTTGCTACCATCTGCAGAATAAGATTAAAGATCTAGACAGATCATTCTAATCATGAAGAATCTTAAACATTAACTGATGTTTATTAGTATTTGGAAGGGTACTTTTAGTAAATCCTGTAACTGATGCTAAACATTGAAGAGGAACTCAGTGCAGAGTGTACACTTGAATGCTCTCTCTATCAGCATCATTTGGGCAATCCTCTCTGTTTCATTAGgctttactattatttttactgctgtttcaCTATATAGTCTCCAGAGCTTTTCTCCAATGATTGGTTTAACTTGGAAATTGGCCTGGTTTGGACAGGCTTGCATTTCAAGGAAGAAATAGTGTTAAAAGAGCTCAGCCACACAGGATCTGGCTCCATACAAGCTTAGCAGACTGCCCCTCTATGTTGCATGCATTTCTCAAACTTAATTTCACCATGCTCTTCAGTATTAGCATCTGCATTTGCATTACTTGGATAAAGGACAGTATCACTGAAACTCTTAAAAATTCACACACACAATCACAGCCTTGGAGCACACACAtgaatttcaaagcattttattcCCCCAAGCATCTCTCACTCTGACAATAATTAAAGTTAATATAGTTGACCATAAAGGAAAAACTTGCAAGTGTTTCTCTTAAGAGACTTCCTAAATCGCTGCTCATGAAAATGTTGCCATGAATCAAAAGGAATGTGCATCTGAGTAAGCCTTCAGGAAACCAGGCTCGGGGCTTATTTTTAAGAGTTTCAGTGGATGTAAAAATCAGGCCTGTGAATACAAAACTGGTTAGAAGTGTAATGACACTGTCTCTACTACAAGCAAGCTTGTATTTTCTAGTTATGATTATGACTAGAATTGACCAACTGAAAGTGTAGAGTAGAGGAAGAAAGTCCTGCACAAAACAGCCATACGTGGTGATGGAAAGACTTGAATTTTGGTTTCTCCACCTACACACCGGTTTGCATCTCCACTTGAACCTACGATAAAGACTTTCTGGAAATTAAAATACCTTCAGAGACCTTACATTCAATTACAGATTTATGTATTTCCTTAAACAAGTTGTTATAATCAACAGGAACAAGTCTTGTCAGTAgcacttttcatatttttattatagtAAGTATGAACGGTACTTGCAGTCATTCTGTTTTAATGCCAGTTCTGACTGAGTTAAGATAGCTAGACAGACTGTCCAGTACAAGGCAAACCAAAAGCCACAGAGGCATTAGTCTAAAACACTCCAGAGAACCCTTTCCTACTTCTCTCCTATGAAAAAACTTGCAGGAACACTACTCCACCAGCTCCAACAGTACTCCACAGAGAacaagccaagaaaaaaaatatattgttcaCATTTATTTGCAATGACTTAAAAGTGCAGACAAGGGAAAAACTGGAATCTATCAATAACAGCTATCAGGAAGGCTGTTATGgaacttttcttcctgcttttataCTTCTTCCCTACATTCCCTCTCtaccattttcttttgcaagagGTCCCTTCCTCCCTGTTAAGAAGAAACATTGCTGGGACATGAAGGGTTCAAGAGCCAGCAACAAGCCACTCCACTGTAGCTGTTTGACCTGGGCTTCATTCCCCACACATAGAGAGGTGTCTTCACCTGCCTCTGCAAATGGGTGTGCAATAGCAGAAAACACAAGTTTCAGTCTTGAGCAGAATGATCGGACTACTCCTGTCACGTGGGTAGGTAAGTAAACCTGGAAGGATTTCAGTCCAGAATTTGAAACGTTCACGTGCCCATCCACTTGTTTCTTCCCTATTCTCTTTTTATAAAGTGGTGTAATAGAACATCAAACGTCATTTGCATGTAAATTAAGGTGACATTTATAAAGTgacatttaagcaaaaaatgtttcaaaaaagaAGTGCCAGAGAGGTTCTTCATTCTGGATCCAATACACTGCAGATTTGTTAACCTGTCCAAACCTTTAATTAGCTGAAAAGTTGGAAAGTTTGGGGAGGatacattgttttgttttagaaaattcCATGCAGGCTTTCAGAAAAGGTTTACTTTTCTTCC
Proteins encoded in this window:
- the CASP6 gene encoding caspase-6 isoform 3 (isoform 3 is encoded by transcript variant 3), encoding MSGAERRPAAGRVQLDSKPTPTTTADGNQNITEVDAFDKSLTDLGFEVRIFDDLKAEDVLKKVFEASRDDYSNADCFVCVFLSHGENDHVYAYDAQIKIETITNMFRGDKCQSLVGKPKIFIIQACRGDKHDDPVLVQDSVDSKDETTVNQTEVDAAGVYTLPAGADFIMCYSVAQGYFSHRETVNGSWYIQDLCEALGKHGSSLEFTELLTVVNRKVSHRKVDICRDINAIGKKQIPCFASMLTKKLYFHPKSK
- the CASP6 gene encoding caspase-6 isoform 4 (isoform 4 is encoded by transcript variant 4), with amino-acid sequence MSGAERRPAAGRVQLDSKPTPTTTDGNQNITEVDAFDKSLTDLGFEVRIFDDLKAEDVLKKVFEASRDDYSNADCFVCVFLSHGENDHVYAYDAQIKIETITNMFRGDKCQSLVGKPKIFIIQACRGDKHDDPVLVQDSVDSKDETTVNQTEVDAAGVYTLPAGADFIMCYSVAQGYFSHRETVNGSWYIQDLCEALGKHGSSLEFTELLTVVNRKVSHRKVDICRDINAIGKKQIPCFASMLTKKLYFHPKSK
- the MCUB gene encoding calcium uniporter regulatory subunit MCUb, mitochondrial isoform X2; the encoded protein is MRQGSSPRGRARKAGGRRQRLGCYGAKRTPGGRRDQGIEDWNPHQSLPEEGVCMLITSRVQLWRHNRTWARQEGASYSMLVPSDEVTINYRHGLPMITLTLPTRRERCQFAVKPVVATVGAFLQDIQREDKGIVRAEVFATDGSKVSDATLMEVLLMNDFKLVINNTTYSVSAPIKDKLSSEHATEMEDIKSLVHRLFVALHLEDHQIKKERELLQKLDHLKEQLMPLEQMKARIMDSADAKTSRLLWVGLALMSTQGGALAWLTWWVYSWDIMEPVTYFITYGSAMAFYAYFVLTKQDYVYPDAKDRQLLHYFYRKSKAQHFNVEQYNKLKEELAEAEESLKRLRQALHLRLPIQEITNKD
- the MCUB gene encoding calcium uniporter regulatory subunit MCUb, mitochondrial isoform X1 codes for the protein MQPLKSAFRAEQQADGAPGLAPPGGRRAGRNSPAHTAGGNALRSGSPTPAPSRARRRRSGAMLAGLGRAVRSLPPSDGRLGLLVGGRAARGRRDGRPPLSEPQVQLWRHNRTWARQEGASYSMLVPSDEVTINYRHGLPMITLTLPTRRERCQFAVKPVVATVGAFLQDIQREDKGIVRAEVFATDGSKVSDATLMEVLLMNDFKLVINNTTYSVSAPIKDKLSSEHATEMEDIKSLVHRLFVALHLEDHQIKKERELLQKLDHLKEQLMPLEQMKARIMDSADAKTSRLLWVGLALMSTQGGALAWLTWWVYSWDIMEPVTYFITYGSAMAFYAYFVLTKQDYVYPDAKDRQLLHYFYRKSKAQHFNVEQYNKLKEELAEAEESLKRLRQALHLRLPIQEITNKD
- the MCUB gene encoding calcium uniporter regulatory subunit MCUb, mitochondrial isoform X3, which produces MRGFPAASCSDDGTSFHIKLVTHELELQFAAAVRQHHKRLLAGTDTARKCYVQLWRHNRTWARQEGASYSMLVPSDEVTINYRHGLPMITLTLPTRRERCQFAVKPVVATVGAFLQDIQREDKGIVRAEVFATDGSKVSDATLMEVLLMNDFKLVINNTTYSVSAPIKDKLSSEHATEMEDIKSLVHRLFVALHLEDHQIKKERELLQKLDHLKEQLMPLEQMKARIMDSADAKTSRLLWVGLALMSTQGGALAWLTWWVYSWDIMEPVTYFITYGSAMAFYAYFVLTKQDYVYPDAKDRQLLHYFYRKSKAQHFNVEQYNKLKEELAEAEESLKRLRQALHLRLPIQEITNKD